The nucleotide window TGTTTTTCATAAATCTCGCCAATAATTGTTCCTTTTTTTATTTTTGCATCCATTAAATTAAAAAAGTTAAACGCAGCTGCTTCTGAAGAAGAAAAGTCATCCACTACGATAAAACCTTTATCAGGATGATTGATTTGCATTTTCACTTCAGAGGGAATCTCTCCATAATTAACAAACACTTCCGTAACTTGAATATCTCTTAAACCTTTATTCCCCAATTCAATGACAACTGATGTGGATTCAGAATTGCTACCAAGTGTGCCTTTTTCTAAAGGTGGATTTAGTCTTAGCCAAGCTATAATACCTATACATACAACAATAATTAGCCCCACTATTATTTTTTTCATTTTCATAATCACCTCAAACTAGTTACGATTTCGCTATTCATATGAGTTTGTCATTCCGAAACGAACCCTCCTCATATTTGACAGGTAAATTATAACATATTCAAAAAAAGCTTATTTTTTATTTTTTAATTCTAAAAGGACAGGTGCTATGTTTAATAAGATCGAAACAATTGTCAAAAACCATAATGCCCTTTCCATACTAGGTACTACATCCATTAAAGCTGCCCAGTCTTCTGCTTTTACCCACTGTGATGCAAGACTATAATCTGCACAAAGTGTTAATGCTGTAAATGATAACCCCATGGCCATCGCAAGTTTATAATCTTTTCCTGTTGCATACATATAAAGATTTATAAAAGTTACCACTATAGCAATAAGACCAAATATTACCCACATAATGACACCTCCCTTTTTAAATATAGACACCAATTGGTAGTATATGGTTCCCGAAACCTCGTTTAGTAACCTTTCGTCAAAGAATGTTCCGGAAAATTCACAGTTCCTCGAGTTTTGAAATATTCTCTAAGTTACATATTGATTTAAATTTACTGAATTGTTATATTAATGTACAAATATGTAATCAATGATGTGTCCAAGTAAATAAGAATTGTGAACCAGAAAATATAGCCTTGGCTGAGAGCTATATCACCCCTTCTTATTGAAACCTAGCACGGAGATGTTAGCTAAAACTAACCGGGTTGTTTCGTTAAAAACGTTTAGAGGACTTAATATTTATTAGGTCGAACTAAGGTGGTACCACGTCTATGAGCATAAAGACGTCCTTTTTGGACTCTTTATGCTTTTTTTATTTACATCATTAAATTTATTAGGAGGAATAGACAATGGCGCAAAAAACAAACGATTTTTCTAAATGGTATATTGATACAATTCAAAAAGCAGATTTAATGGATTACACCCCTGTTCGCGGTTGTATTGCCTTTAAACCTGATGGCTATGAAATATGGGAGCATATTCAAGCAGAGATGGATAAGCGGTTCAAAGAAACTGGACATCGTAATGCGTATTTTCCAATGCTAATTCCGGAATCCTTCTTCCAAAAGGAAAAAGAGCATATTGAAGGATTCTCTCCAGAACTGCCTTGGGTAACTGAAGCTGCAGGAGAGAAATTAGAAGAACGTTTAGCACTACGTCCGACTTCTGAAACAATGATCGGACATTTATATTCAAACTGGATTAAAAGTTATCGGGATCTTCCAGTTTTAATTAATCAATGGGCAAATGTATTCCGTTGGGAAAAGAAAACTCTTCCATTCATCCGTACTTCTGAATTTTTATGGCAAGAAGGGCATACCGCGCATGTGGATGAAAAAGATGCACGTAAAGAAACCATGCAAATGCTGACGATTTATAAAGAAGTGGTCGAAGGATTACTGGCCATTCCAGTATATGATGGACAAAAAACACCATCCGAGCGCTTTGCTGGAGCAGTTGATACATTCTCCATTGAAGCGATGATGAAAGACGGAAAAGCCGTACAAGCCGGTACCTCGCACTACTTAGGTACAAAGTTTGCAGAAGCATTTGATATTAAATATTTAAATAAAGAAAATACTCATGAATATGTGCATACAACTTCTTGGGGAACGTCTACACGTTTAATCGGTTCCGTCATTATGGTTCATGGCGATCAACAAGGGCTTGTCTTACCACCAAAAATTGCACCAACTCAAGTCGTTTTGATTCCAGTCGGTCCATGGAAAAAAAATCCTGAAATTATAAACGAATTGGATAACATTTATGCAGCCTTAAAAGCGGAAGGCATTCGCGTTCGCCTTGATGATTCTGATCAATCACCAGGCTATAAATTTAACGAATGGGAATTAAAAGGTGTACCTGTGCGCATTGAACTAGGTCCGCGTGATTTAGAAAATAAGCAAGTATTAATGAAGGCACGTGATGAAGCGGAGAAAGTTTCTGTCCCTTTACAAGCCATTGTTGAAAGCATTAAACAAGAACTTGAAACAATGCAAACACGCCTTTTCGAAAAGGCGAAAGCATTTCGTGCTGAAAATTCGCACCAACATATCGAGACAATCGATCAGTTAAAACAACATTTATTACAAGCCGAACAAAATGGGACCATTCCTGGGTGGATATTAGCGGGATGGTGTGGCGAGGATGCTTGTGAAGAAAACGTAAAGGAACAAACAAAGTTTACAACACGTAACATCCCATTTAATCCACCAACAACAAAGAACACATGCCTGAATTGTGGGAAAGAAGCTAAACATACGGTTTGGTTTGCGCGTGCATACTAAAATCTGACTCAGGTGTTCCCTTCTTTATTGGATGTAGCATATATAAAATGAAGCGATAATGAGTAGCATTTCCTACTTATTATCGCTTTTTTATTAGTCTATTACCTACCACATTGTATATCGTGTAGAAGCTTTCCCGAAATTTGGGCGCAACCCTTATACGGGAGATGAACGTCTTCAACTCCCCCTTTTATCCCTCATTTTCTTATCACTCACTCCTAAAATAGTAAAAAAATGATTAAATTTAAAATATATCATCATTTTTATCAAATTATTATAGAGTATTATACGGGGAACTCGTATAATTTATGAGGATAGAAAGGAGGGATTTGATTTGAAAAAAATCATTTCCACTTTATTGGCGCTAGTACTAACCCTTTCATGCTTACCTATTCAAAATATACAAGCAGCAATCACATGTGATTCGGAGCAGCTTTGTTTTGATGAGGTATTAGATGGTCAAGGACAAGTTATTGGCGCAAAATTAATAAGCTATGCAGGAACAAAAAAAGAGATTACCATTCCAAATACTTTTAATGGAATGCCAGTAGTAGAAATTGGAGAAGGTGTCTTTTTAGATAAAAAAATAACTTCCGTTAAAATGCCTCATACGATTACGACAATTGGATATAAGGCTTTTTACAACAATGATCTAACTGAACTGACGCTCCCAAGTTCACTAAAATCGATTAAAGAACGGGCATTTGGCTTTAATGATTTAACAAAATTGATGTTGCCTAATGGCCTAGAACATATTGGCGTATCCGCATTTGGCTATAATGAATTAGTAGCTGTGACGATTCCTTCATCGGTTAAAAAAATTGAATCGTCTGCATTTAGTAACAATGAAATGATTACCTTTAAATTAATGGGCAATATTTCATCGATCGCATCGAATAGCTTTGCATCGAACCCAATTCGCTATGTAGATTTTGCGGATTCTGTAACAAATTTTAATGTGAGTGCTTTATCTGGCTTAGACAATTTACCTTATACATCGACAGGCTATTGGTACACAGATCCAACATTAACAACCGTTTATACGAAAAAAACGGAAAACATACAGCGTATTTATTCGAAAGGGATCGATTATCAATATTCGTTTATTTATGATGTGAACGGCGCAACTTCAGGTGTTGCACCGATTCAACGGAACACGGTTTCTGGTTCTGCTCAAGTGGCGGTTTTAATGCCAAGTGAACCTTTAGTAAAGCCAGATAGGAAGTTTTTAGGCTGGAATACGAAGCGTGATGGAAGCGGTGAAAATTACTATCCAGGTCAGTTTGCGACAATGCCTTTTAGCTATATCGAGCTTTTTGCTAAATGGGGCACTGCATCTGATATTACCGTGAGTATTAAGGATAAAGACGATCAAATAGTGCAGTATTTCGAGCATAAAAAACAAACAGTTCTTCCCTCTTCAATCAACCCTACAAAAGAAGGTTTGGTATTTGCAGGACTTTATAAAGATAAACAATTTACCCATAAATGGTCTATCACAAAAGATGTTGTAACAGAGGATACAACGCTCTATGCGAAATTTGATTTACCATTCTATTCGGTTACATTCGAGACGGGCTTAGGTGGCACTACCTTCCCAGCTGTACAAGTTCAGTCAGGCAAAAGTCTCGACGTAAATTATACCCCGAGTCGAAACGGTTATAAATTTGACGGTTGGTATACGGATGAAGCATTGAAACAGCGCTTTTATCCGCTCATAACATCGGTTAAACAAGACACAACCCTTTATGCAAAATGGACTGCCATTAAATATTATGAAGTTCATTATGTGACGAATGGTGGCTTAGAACTTCCAAGCGTACAAGTAGAGGAAGGCAAAAACTTTTACAATAATGCCGTTCCTACAAGAGAAGGTTATAGTTTTGAAGGTTGGTATACAGATGAGGCATTAACTGCGAAATATCAAAGTTTTGCGACTCAAATGTACAGCGATCTAACGTTATATGCGAAGTGGCGGGAAATGCAAAAGTTTACTGTTTCCTTCGAAATGAATGGTGCACCACCAATGGAGAGCATGCAAGTATATGATGAATTTAAAGTGGCAAGCCTCCCTACCCCTGAATGGGAAGGACACCGATTTATAGGCTGGTATAAAAACGTACACTTCACCGACCCAGCTCATAATCAATTGTTAACGGGTGATTTAAAGCTATATGCCAAATTTATGCGAAACACGTATACAGTAACATTTGTTCATGCAACGAACACGAACAAAGTAACTGTTTTACATGGCGATTTCGTAACAGCACCTACTGCGGAAAGCCGCCCTGGTTATAAGTTCATTCGCTGGTTGGAAACGACTAACAAGGAATGGGATTTTAATAAGGACGTAGTAAAGAGCAACTTAACCTTTACCGCCATGTATGAACCGATTCCTACGTATGACGTTCAATTTATGCGTTTACCTGGAGAGTTACTGACAGCTCAATCAGTAGAGGAAGGCGAACTGGCACAAATGCCTGTACAACCAACGCGCGAAGGCTATCGTTTTGAAGGTTGGTATTTAGATCCAACCTATACAAAGCGCTGGAACCCAAATACTCCTGTAACAGAGACGTTCCAAGTTTTTGCAAAATGGACTGATAATGCGGGAACACAAGCGTATATTAACGGATTCCCAGACGGGACATTCAAACCAAATGCCGCTGTTACACGGGAACAAATGGCCTTAATGCTGGCGAACATTTTAACGAATTATAATGTGCCAACACATTCGTCAACGCCATTTACGGATATTTCAAATTCGTATGCAAAAGATGCGATTAACTATGTAAATCAAAACGGCTTAATGACCGGGAAAACAGCAAATGGCTTTGATCCAAAAGGCAATATGACACGTGCCGAAATGGCAACTGTTGTTTCACGCTATGTAGCGAAGCAATGTATAGAAGAAAACGGAACTGAGCCATGTAGCAACCCTGTTAGCCCTTCTATTTTTAGCGATGTAGCGAATGGATTTTGGGCAAAGGATGCGATTATGCATGTTGTTCAAATTGGCACGATGATCGGTTACCCTGAAGGAACGTTCAAGCCAACTAACAATATCTCCCGCGCAGAATCTGTCAAAGTATTAAACGGCGTATTTAACCGCCCTGCCCTTCCAGCTAATGTAACGCCACGTGAGTTTTCCGACATTGATCGTCATTGGGCGAAAGAGGAAATTGTGAAGGCAGCAACGAGTTATTAATGCTAGGAAAATGATTGCTTTATAGAAATTGATAGAACCTCCCACTCGGTGACAAAAAGCCAAGTGGGAGGTTTTTTTAATACTGGATTGGAAATAAGTATAGAATAGAAATAAGCCCGCATGAGTTATAATTAACATAGAAATACTTTCATGCCTGATTCATTCACTTTCATGTTATAATTACGGGTATGCGTACGAAACGCAGCATTTGCTATGAAGGCAAATGATAAAGGAGATAAAAGAGTGAGCAATCATAAACAAGAAACGGTAAACCAGTTACCTGAAAATTTCAATGAGTTAAAGAAAGCTGTAAACCGTACAGCAGACTGGGAAGAACGTTTACAAGCGGTAAATGAATTAGCAAAATTTAAATCTGATGAAACGATTAAAATTTTACAATATGTAGCGAAAGCGGATTTAGTAACAAAAGTGCGCGAAACAGCAGCAAGTCAGTTAAAGAAAATGGGACAAGTCGTACCCGTATCTGAAGCCCCGAAAGGCGAATTATTCAAAGATCTTCGTAAAATTTTCTTAAGAATTAAGAAAAGCTTACCTGCAGAGCATACGTACGAAGACTTCAAACTTAAAGTAGAAAAAATGCGTAGTGATATTTATAACACGTACGAAGGTGAAAAAGGCGCAGATTTTGATGCTTGGTTAAAAGATATGTGGGCTAAGGCAAGTACAAAAAAATAGGTTTTGAAATATGGAGGGTGCGGTGAATCCGTACCCTTCTTGAATGGCTATGCGAGGCGCTCGAGCGTACTAGAATAGGTGAAATCGTTGTAGACAAGCGCGGGGCTACCAGCATGCCGGACGGATTTGCTGCTGGCGATTGCACAGACATCCCCTATAAGCAAATCATCATTTCAATGGGATCAGGCGCTACCGTAGCACTTGGTACGTTTGACTACCTCATCCGGAATTAAGCAGTTGAAATGATGCAACGGCGGGATAAACTTTCCGTCTTTCTACACGGCAAAACCATCTGGGACGTAGTTGAATCAACGTTCCAGATGGTTTTTTTATTCCTAGCATCTGTTTATCCCCGGAACCCCAGCTCTGTAAAATGGGGTACACCTTCATGAATCATCGGCTTTTTCGTTCCTTGCGCCTTCTCCCTTTACCATAACGGGACGAACCTACAATGGATTCGATTCTTCCTCTATTATAGCGCTGTGTGATGATGAACGGTATGTTTGCGAGGAGTGCATAGGCAAGGATGATCCAGCCTGCCCAATCTGGATTCCACAAGAAAAATAGAGGGGCCGGCAACATTAACAGCCAATGGGTGAGCTCGGCTCTTTTCGTTTCAGCTGCAAAAATCAGTAAATCCTCCTGCTTCGTTCCATGTAGACGGCGCTTATCATAACTTTTCTTCACAATGGAAGAACCATCTATTAAGTACCTTTTCCATTTCTTCACGAACAATAAACGGTTCCATACCTCCCCATTCTTCTCCCAGGGGGCAATCCGAAGAAATGCTACATCTTTGAGAAAATAGCGCAAAGGAATGTTGAAACACAGCGCTGAAATTGCAAAATGCAGAACGAGCCATGCCACTGTATTAACAACAAGAAGCCCGATAAGCATCATATCCCTCCCCCATTAAACGTTGATTTTCCTGCCTTTCCACATGACCGAATGCAGGACATGCGTTCGGAAGGAAGAATACAAAAATACCGCTGTAAAGAACAGCACAAAGAAAGGATAGAGGAAGAGGACGATAATTCGGAAATTCCCTGCCCTTCTCGCCAGAAAATACACATGGGCGCCATAGAATAGGTAGATGGCGACACTCCACGAGAACGTCACATTGGATTCCGTTAAAAAAGCGAGTATGGGTGCCACGGTTGCCATGAGGGCGCCAAAAATCCATAGTTGAATAAGGAACATGACAAATCTATGGGTTGATTGGGAGGCTGTCGCCAGATTTTTTGTCCATCCTTCAATTAATTGCTTCCTTCCCTCTTCATACATCCGCATGTTAATGATGCCTCTGCCCACATAGTTCGTAACTGCCAGGTCCCTTTCTAAAAAAAGGTCGCTCAGTGCGAAGTCATCCATAATCGATTCTTCCGCAGCCTCATGCCCTCCTGTTGAAATGTAGCTCTCCTTATCGCAAAGGATGCAAGGTCCAAATGACCCTGCAGTCCTATACCTTTCTTTCCAAACGGTAAATACATTCATTCCTGTCAGGACAATGATGTTGAATAGGACGGATAAATTTTCGTATGGCTTTACAATGCGGTGATACGGTTGAATGGACAAGATACCCTTGCATTCTTGTTTGCTGAAGCCGGCAAGCATCTTCACGAGGCTTTTCTCATCTTCAAGCTGTACATCCGCATCTAAGAAAAGAAGCCATTCCCCTTCAGCAAATCGTCCCCCATAGGCGCAGGCATTCGCTTTACCAGGCTTCATCCGGCCTACCTGTTTACTTTTTACCACCTTCGCCCCGTATGATAAGGCCACTTCAGACGTCTGGTCCGAGGAGCCATCATCGACTACGATTACTTCAAAACCCGTCCAGCTTTGCATTTGCAGCGATTGTAACAATGGTGGCAAACGAAGCGCTTCATTTCTGGCCGGTATAATAATCGACAGGAGCGGAAATGATTGATTCTCCTCTTGCACCGGCAGCTTTATGGTGGACCAGAACATGAGCAGGCCGCCTAATAAGCCGCTTAAGGACAGGATTTGTACGATACTATATAAAATTTCCATGAGCACCATTCCTTCTGTTAAAATAGCCACTTCCGCAGCCTCTTCACCCATACAAACACCCGTTTTGAATATGGCGGGTATTTTTCACGCAGGTATTTATTGGTGAATGCCCGATAGTCCGTTTGCAGATGGCTGCAGGAGGCGAACCCTGAGTCCCCATGATAGGCACCGAAGCCGCTTCAACCAATCCCGCCGAACGAAACCCGACTGCTCCCTGCATGGTGGATCACCTTATTAACAATGACCACTCCCCTCACGCATTGTCGAAGCAACTCGTTTTGCTCCCCTTTTTCCGTGAATAGATAGGTTGTCAACGAATCTTTCTGGATCAGCCCTGAAGCGAGCAGCCATTCCAAGATCGGGTAAGGGACAATTGTCCTCTCTGTCAGGGGGATGATTTTATTATCCATCCATCCGGTCTCTCTCCATCAGCTTCTTTGCCACCTGTTGACCACTAAGCGTGACCATCGGCATGCCGCCACCCGGATTGACTGTACCCCCGACGAAATATAGGTTTTCATAGCGTTCACTTTGTTTTGCATGCTTAAATCCTTTATTCATCTTTTTATTAGAAACCGTCCCATAAATGGCCCCGCGGTCTGAAGAATAGTTCCGTTCGATATCATGCGGTGTCCACATGTCCCGTGTGACGATGCTTTCTCTAAGCCCATAGAGCCCCATGTTCTCCAGTTTGATCAATACCTTTTCAGCAAAGGCGGCATAGTCCTGCCGAGTCAGCGGTTTATCCTGGAGGTAGGGGATGTGCGGAAGGATTTTAAGGTTCTCGTGGCCAGGCAGCGCCTGTTCCGAATCCGTCTTATTCACATTCACGACATAAATGACCGGATCATCAGGAAGTTCGTGCTTATGGAAAATCGCATTCATCTGCCGTTTCATATTGCCCGAAAAGAAGAAGTTATGATGTGCAAGTTGCGGATAACTGTTTTTCACCCCCAGGTGCAGCACAAGACCGGAGCTTGCCGGTTCGAATTTTTTGTTCAAGTTGTCTACATACGTCTTTTTCTCCTCGAGCAATTGCTTGTATGCCGGAATGACTTCCATGTTGGA belongs to Solibacillus sp. FSL R7-0682 and includes:
- the proS gene encoding proline--tRNA ligase; translation: MAQKTNDFSKWYIDTIQKADLMDYTPVRGCIAFKPDGYEIWEHIQAEMDKRFKETGHRNAYFPMLIPESFFQKEKEHIEGFSPELPWVTEAAGEKLEERLALRPTSETMIGHLYSNWIKSYRDLPVLINQWANVFRWEKKTLPFIRTSEFLWQEGHTAHVDEKDARKETMQMLTIYKEVVEGLLAIPVYDGQKTPSERFAGAVDTFSIEAMMKDGKAVQAGTSHYLGTKFAEAFDIKYLNKENTHEYVHTTSWGTSTRLIGSVIMVHGDQQGLVLPPKIAPTQVVLIPVGPWKKNPEIINELDNIYAALKAEGIRVRLDDSDQSPGYKFNEWELKGVPVRIELGPRDLENKQVLMKARDEAEKVSVPLQAIVESIKQELETMQTRLFEKAKAFRAENSHQHIETIDQLKQHLLQAEQNGTIPGWILAGWCGEDACEENVKEQTKFTTRNIPFNPPTTKNTCLNCGKEAKHTVWFARAY
- a CDS encoding InlB B-repeat-containing protein gives rise to the protein MKKIISTLLALVLTLSCLPIQNIQAAITCDSEQLCFDEVLDGQGQVIGAKLISYAGTKKEITIPNTFNGMPVVEIGEGVFLDKKITSVKMPHTITTIGYKAFYNNDLTELTLPSSLKSIKERAFGFNDLTKLMLPNGLEHIGVSAFGYNELVAVTIPSSVKKIESSAFSNNEMITFKLMGNISSIASNSFASNPIRYVDFADSVTNFNVSALSGLDNLPYTSTGYWYTDPTLTTVYTKKTENIQRIYSKGIDYQYSFIYDVNGATSGVAPIQRNTVSGSAQVAVLMPSEPLVKPDRKFLGWNTKRDGSGENYYPGQFATMPFSYIELFAKWGTASDITVSIKDKDDQIVQYFEHKKQTVLPSSINPTKEGLVFAGLYKDKQFTHKWSITKDVVTEDTTLYAKFDLPFYSVTFETGLGGTTFPAVQVQSGKSLDVNYTPSRNGYKFDGWYTDEALKQRFYPLITSVKQDTTLYAKWTAIKYYEVHYVTNGGLELPSVQVEEGKNFYNNAVPTREGYSFEGWYTDEALTAKYQSFATQMYSDLTLYAKWREMQKFTVSFEMNGAPPMESMQVYDEFKVASLPTPEWEGHRFIGWYKNVHFTDPAHNQLLTGDLKLYAKFMRNTYTVTFVHATNTNKVTVLHGDFVTAPTAESRPGYKFIRWLETTNKEWDFNKDVVKSNLTFTAMYEPIPTYDVQFMRLPGELLTAQSVEEGELAQMPVQPTREGYRFEGWYLDPTYTKRWNPNTPVTETFQVFAKWTDNAGTQAYINGFPDGTFKPNAAVTREQMALMLANILTNYNVPTHSSTPFTDISNSYAKDAINYVNQNGLMTGKTANGFDPKGNMTRAEMATVVSRYVAKQCIEENGTEPCSNPVSPSIFSDVANGFWAKDAIMHVVQIGTMIGYPEGTFKPTNNISRAESVKVLNGVFNRPALPANVTPREFSDIDRHWAKEEIVKAATSY
- a CDS encoding HEAT repeat domain-containing protein codes for the protein MSNHKQETVNQLPENFNELKKAVNRTADWEERLQAVNELAKFKSDETIKILQYVAKADLVTKVRETAASQLKKMGQVVPVSEAPKGELFKDLRKIFLRIKKSLPAEHTYEDFKLKVEKMRSDIYNTYEGEKGADFDAWLKDMWAKASTKK
- a CDS encoding glycosyl-4,4'-diaponeurosporenoate acyltransferase CrtO family protein encodes the protein MMLIGLLVVNTVAWLVLHFAISALCFNIPLRYFLKDVAFLRIAPWEKNGEVWNRLLFVKKWKRYLIDGSSIVKKSYDKRRLHGTKQEDLLIFAAETKRAELTHWLLMLPAPLFFLWNPDWAGWIILAYALLANIPFIITQRYNRGRIESIVGSSRYGKGRRRKERKSR
- a CDS encoding glycosyltransferase, with amino-acid sequence MGEEAAEVAILTEGMVLMEILYSIVQILSLSGLLGGLLMFWSTIKLPVQEENQSFPLLSIIIPARNEALRLPPLLQSLQMQSWTGFEVIVVDDGSSDQTSEVALSYGAKVVKSKQVGRMKPGKANACAYGGRFAEGEWLLFLDADVQLEDEKSLVKMLAGFSKQECKGILSIQPYHRIVKPYENLSVLFNIIVLTGMNVFTVWKERYRTAGSFGPCILCDKESYISTGGHEAAEESIMDDFALSDLFLERDLAVTNYVGRGIINMRMYEEGRKQLIEGWTKNLATASQSTHRFVMFLIQLWIFGALMATVAPILAFLTESNVTFSWSVAIYLFYGAHVYFLARRAGNFRIIVLFLYPFFVLFFTAVFLYSSFRTHVLHSVMWKGRKINV